GTCGTGGTCAGCAACTCCGACGGTACGGTCGAGCAGGCGCTCGCCCGCGTCGGCCTGCGCGACCTGGTCGACGCGGTCGTCGACTCCGCGGTGGTCGGGATGGAGAAGCCGGCGCCGGGCATCTTCGCGCATGCGCTGGCGCTGGTGGGCGGCTGCGCGGCGCGCACGCTCCACGTCGGCGACCTCTACGCGGTCGACGTCGTGGGCGCGCGTGGCCTCGGGCTGCACGCCGTGCTGCTCGACCCGTTCGACGACTGGCCCGAGGTCGACTGCCCGCGCGTCGCCGACCTCGCGGCGCTCACGCGGGCGCTCGGGATCGCCGGGTGACGCGGCGGTCGCGCGCGCGTCGTCGCCGGCCCTGGCCGGGCGTGCGATACGTCCCCGGCGACGCCCGCGGTCTGGAGGAGGCCCGATGAGCACCGACGTCACCGGCAAGGACGTGCAGTGGTCGCACGACGGCACGCTGCTGCGCGGGTACCTGGCGTCGCCGCCGGGCGGCGATCCGCGCCCCGGCCTCGTCCTCGTTCCGGACGTGCGGGGGCTCGGCGAGCACTACCGCGACGTCGCCCGGCGTTTCGCGGCCGAGGGCTTCCGCACGCTCGCGCTCGACATCTACAGCCGCGAGGGTGCGCCCGACCTCGGGGACATGGACGCCGTGCAGCGCTGGATCCGCCGGCTGCCCGATCGGCGCGTGCTCGGCGACGTGCGTGCGGCGCGCGACTGGCTCGCGGCGCAGCCGGGCACGGGGCCGCGGCTCGGCGTCACCGGCTTCTGCCTGGGCGGCCAGTACACCCTCATGGCGGCGTGCACGCTGCCGGACCTCTCGGCGGCGGTGTCGTGGTACGGCATGCTGCGCTACGCCGAGACCGACGAGGTGAAGCCGGAGAGCCCGCTCGCGATGGCGCCGCGCCTCGCCTGTCCCTACCTCGGCCTCTTCGGAGACGAGGACGCCCTGATCCCGGTCGCCGACGTCGAGGAGCTGCGTGCGACGCTCGCCGCGAACGGCAAGCGGTTCGAGATCGTGCGCTATCCCGGCGCGGGGCACGCGTTCTTCAACGACACGCGGCCGGACGCCTACCGCCCCGAGGCGTCCCGCGACGGATTCCGCCGCGCGACGGCCTTCTTGCGTACGCACCTCGCGGTCGGCGGTCGACGGCGCGCACCGCTCCGGTAGCGCTGGCTGCCGGTGGCGGAGGAGGCGACGAAGCCGATCGCGGAAGCCGTCTTCGTGCTCGCCCTGCTCCGGGCACGTCGCCACGCCCGCTGGCAGGATCCGTTGGTGGGCTGACCTTGCAGCCAGCGGCCGGCCCTGCGACCCTGGCCCCATGGCGCCCCGCAGCCGCAGCCGTCACGTCGCCGTGGTCGCGTATCCGGGCGTCCACATGCTCGACGTGGCCGGCCCGCTCGAGGTGTTCGCGGCCGCCACGCGGCTGCTCGGGCCGGGCGCGGCGACGCCGTACCGGGTGGAGATCCTCGCCGGGCGGCCGGGCCCGGTCGCGACCCAGTCGGGGCTCCGGCTCGTCGCCGATCGTGCCTGGCGTGCGGTGCGCGAGCCGCTCGACACGCTCCTCGTCGCCGGCGGTGCGGGCACCGAGGCGGCGATGGCCGACGTCGCACTGCTCGCCTGGCTGCGCCGGATGGCGCCGCGGGTGCGCCGGCTGGGCTCGGTATGCTCGGGCAGCTTCGTCCTCGCCGAGGCGGGCCTGCTCGACGGGCGGCGTGCGACCACGCATTGGGCATGGTGCGAGGCGCTCGCCGCCCGCCACCCGCGGGTGCGCGTCGAGCGCGACCCCATCTTCGTGCGCGACGGCGACGTGTGGACGTCGGCCGGCGTCACCGCGGGCATGGACCTCGCGCTGGCGTTGGTCGAGGACGACGCGGGGCGCGAGGTGGCGCTCGCCGTGGCCCGCCAGATGGTGCTCTTCCTCCAGCGTCCCGGCGGCCAGTCGCAGTTCAGCGCGGCGCTCGCCGCCCAGGCGGCGGAACGCCCGTCGCTGCGCGACCTGCAGGCGTGGATCACCGGCCATCCCGGCAGCGAGCTGTCCGTGGCGGCGCTGGCGCGGCGCTCGGCCATGAGCCCGCGCAACTTCGCCCGCGCCTTCCGGCGCGAGGTCGGCCTCACGCCCGGGCGCTTCGTCGAGGCGGTGCGCGTCGAGGCGGCGCGCCGCCGGCTCGAGGAGACCGCGGACGGCGTCGAGGAGATCGCCGCTGCCTGCGGCTTCGGCACCGCCGAGTCGATGCGGCGCGCCTTCCTGCGCACGGTGCACGTCTCGCCGAGCCAGTACCGCAGCCGCTTCCGCCTGCGCGCGACCGGGTGAGCCCGCCGGCCGAGGAGACGACGATGGACCGCCTGCGCGTCGGCATCCTGCTCTTTCCCGAGGTCGAGGTGCTCGACTTCTGCGGCCCGTTCGAGGTGTTCTCGGTCGTCCGCCTCGACGAGGCGCGCCGCCGCGAGGAGCCGTCGCCGTTCGACGTCCGCCTGGTGGCGTGGGAGGCCGGTCCGGTGCGCGCGGCCGGCGGGCTGCGCGTCGTCCCCGACGTCACCTGCGCCGCGTGTCCACCGCTCGACGTGCTGGTGGTGCCCGGCGGCTGGGGCACGCGCGCGGCGATCCACGACCGCGGGCTCGTCGAGTGGATCGCCGAGCGGGCGGCGGGCGTGCGCACGCTCGCCGCCGTGTGCACCGGCGCGATGCTGCTCGGACACGCGGGACTGCTGCGCGGCCGGCGCGCGACCACGCACTGGCGCTCGCTCGACTGGATGGCGGAGTCGTTCCCCGAGACCACGGTCGTGCGCGAGCTGCACGTCGTCGAGGACGGCGACGTGGTGACGTCGGCGGGCATCTCCGCGGGCATCGATCTGGCGCTGCGCGTGGTTGCGCGCTGGCACGGCGAAGCGATCGCGCGCGCCGCCGCACGGCACATGGAGTACCCGTATCCGGAGGACCTCCGCCGCCGCGTCTGATCGGGTCCGCGTGGTTTGACCGTCCCAGGGTCATCCCCTAGAACCCACATGACCCGTCCCGGGGACGGCGTTTCGCGGAGTGGAGTGGTCGGGACGGAGGGGGTACGCCGGTGGCGGTACGCATGGACTTCCCACGCATCAAACGACTCCCGCCCTACGTCTTCAACGTCATCGGCGATCTCAAGCAGGCCGCCCGGCGCGCCGGCGAGGACGTGATCGACCTGTCGATGGGGAATCCGGACGGGCCGACGCCGCCGCACATCGTCCAGAGCCTCGTCGAGTCGGCGCAGAAGCCGCCGAACCACCGCTATTCCGTGTCGCGCGGCATCTTCAAGCTGCGGGTCGCGATCTGCGACTGGTATCGGCGGCGCTACGGCGTCGAGCTCGATCCCGACCGCGAGGCGATCGTCACCATCGGCTCGAAGGAGGGCATCGGGCACCTGGCGCTCGCCATGCTCGGCCCCGGCGACGTCGTCTTCGTGCCGAGCCCGACCTACCCGATCCACCAGTACTCGGTGATCATCGCGGGCGGCGACCTGCGCTCGATCCCGCTGCTGCCGGGCACCGACTTCATGGCCTCGCTGCAGGAGGCGGTGCGCACGACGTGGCCGAAGCCGAAGCTCCTCATCCTGAACTTCCCGGCCAACCCGACCACTGCCGTCGTCGACCTCGACTTCTTCCGCGGCATCGTCGACTTCGCGCGCGAGCACGAGTGCCTCGTCGTCCACGACCTCGCCTACGCCGACCTCTGCTTCGACGGCTACCAGGCGCCGTCGTTCATGCAGGTGCCGGGCGCGCGCGAGGTGGGCGTCGAGTTCTTCACGCTCTCGAAGAGCTACAATATGCCGGGCTGGCGCATCGGCTTCGCCGTCGGCCATCCCGAGATCATCGCGGCGCTCGCCCGCATCAAGAGCTACCTCGACTACGGCACGTTCCAGCCGCTGCAGATCGCGGCGACGCACGCGCTGAACGGCCCGCAGCACTACGTCGAGGAGATCTGCGAGGTCTACCGCAAACGGCGCGACGTGCTCTGCGAGGGACTCCAGCGCGTCGGCTGGGACGTTCCCAAGCCGAAGGCGACGATGTTCGTCTGGGCCCGCATCCCGGAGGGGTTCCGGGCCATGGGCTCGCTCGAGTTCGCGAAGTTCCTCCTGCGGGAAGCGAAGGTCGCGGTGTCGCCCGGCATCGGCTTCGGCGACTACGGCGACGAGTACGTGCGTCTCGCCCTGATCGAGAACGAGCATCGCACGCGGCAGGCGGTGCGCGGGATCAAGCGGGCGCTCTCGCTCGGCAGCGGTGCGGTGGCCCAGGTCGGCTGAGCGGAGGCGACAGATGGCACGACCGCTTCGGGTCGGGCTGATCGGCTTCGGCACGATCGGCGCCGGCGTCGTCAAGGTACTGCGCGCACATCGCCAGGAGATCGCGGCCCGCGCCGGGCGGCCCATCGAGCTCGTGCGCATCGCCGATCTCGACGTGAAGACCGACCGCGGCGTGCGGCTCCGGAAGGGCGTGCTCTCGGCCGACGCCGCGGGCCTCCTCGCCGACCCCACGCTCGACGTCGTCGTCGAGCTGATCGGCGGCTACGAGCCGGCGCGGAGGTTCGTGCTCGAGGCGATCCGGCGCGGCAAGGACGTGGTCACCGCCAACAAGGCGCTGCTGGCGGTGCACGGCGAGGAGATCGTGGCCGCGGCGGAGACGGCCGGGGTGTCGCTCGGCTTCGAGGCCAGCGTCGGCGGCGGCATCCCCATCCTGCGTACGCTGAAGGAGGGGCTCGCGGGCGACCGCACGACGGCCGTCCACGGCATCGTCAACGGCACCTGCAACCACATCCTCACGACCATGACGCGCGAGGGCCGCGGCTTCGACGACGTCCTGCGCGAGGCGCAGGCGATGGGCCTCGCCGAGGCCAACCCCGCCACCGACATCGACGGCATCGATTCCGCCCACAAGCTGGCGCTGCTGACGACGCTGGCGTTCGGCGTGCGCCCGCGCTCCGCCGACATCCCGACCGAGGGCATCCGCCACGTCGACGCCGTCGACATCGCCTTCGCCAGGGAGCTCGGCTACACCATCAAGCTCCTCGCCATCGCCAAGGACCACGGCGACCGCATCGAGGCACGGGTCCACCCGACGATGATCCCGAACGGCCATCTCCTGGCCGACGTCGGCGGCAACTTCAACGCGCTCTTCGTCCACGGCGCCGCGCTCGGCCCGACGATGTACTACGGTCAGGGCGCCGGCTCGTTGCCGACGGCCACCGCGGTGGTCGCCGACCTCATGGCCGTGGCCCGCGACCGCGCCGTCGGCGCGGCGGTGCGGGTGCCGCCCTGGGGCATGCCGCAGAAGGCGCTGCGCGCCGCCCGGGTGCTGCCGCTCGCCGCCCTCGAGAGCGAGTACTACCTTCGGGTCATGGCCCTCGATCGCCCGGGCGTCCTCGGACGCGTTGCTGGAGTCCTGGGGCGATTCGATATTAGTATCGCCGCCGTGATCCAGCGGGAGCGGCGCGCGGGGACGACCGTGCCGGTCGTCATCCGGACGCACCGGGCGAAGGAGCGCAACCTCGCGCGGGCGCTCGGCCGGATCGGGCGGATGGCGGACGTGCGCGGGCGGCCGGTGTCGATCCGCATCGAGGAGCAGCTGGGATGAGCGCGCGCGGCGGCTGGGGCGGTCTCATCGCGCACTACCGGAAGCACCTGCCGATCCAGCCGCAGGACCGGGTGGTGACGCTGAACGAGGGCAACACGCCGCTCGTGCGCGCCGATCGCCTCGCCGCCGCCATCGCCCCGGGCATCGAGCTGTGGCTCAAGTGCGAGGGGCAGAACCCGACCGGCTCGTTCAAGGACCGCGGCATGACGGTCGCCGTCACCCGCGCTCTCGCCGAAGGCGCCGAGGCGATCATCTGCGCCTCGACCGGGAACACGTCGGCCTCCGCCGCGGCATACGCGGCCCGCGCCGGCATCCGCGCCTACGTCGTCGTGCCGCACGGCAAGATCGCCCTGGGGAAGCTCTCGCAGGCGGTCATGCACGGCGCCCGCGTGGTGCAGATCGAAGGCAACTTCGATCACGCCCTCAGCATGGTCCGCGACGTGAAGGAGCGCTATCCGACCCGGCTCGCGCTGGTGAACTCGGTCAACCCGGACCGCATCCAGGGCCAGAAGACGGCCGCGTTCGAGATATGCGACGCCCTCGGCCGCGCACCCGACTATCACCTGTTACCGGTGGGCAACGCGGGCAACATCACGGCGTACTGGAAGGGCTACGGCGAGTATCACGCCGCCGGCACGATCCCGGCGCGGCCGAAGATGTTCGGCTTCGAGGCCGCGGGCGCTGCGCCGCTGGTGCACGGGCGGGTGGTGCCCGAGCCGCGCACGATCGCGACCGCGATCCGCATCGGCAATCCCGCCAGCTGGGACGGCGCCATCGCCGCGCGCGACGAGTCCGGCGGTGCCATCGAGGCGGTCGAGGACGAGGACATCCTGTCCGCCTACCGTCTCCTGGCGCGCACCGAGGGCGTGTTCGCGGAGCCGGCCTCGGCGATCAGCGTCGCGGGCGCGCTGCGCCTCGGCACCCGCGGCCAGCTGCGCCCCGGCGACGTGGTCGTCTGCACCCTGACGGGCCACGGCCTGAAGGACCCGGACACCGCCATCGCCAACTCGGAGCCGGCGCTGTCGATCCCCGCGGATCTGTCGCGCCTCGCGGCCGTGCTGGAGCTCGACTAGGTGCGGAGGCGGTGGGGATGACGATGAAGTGCGTGGTGGTGCAGGGCGATGGCATGGGCGACGAGCCCATCGCCGACCTCGGCGGCAAGACCCCGCTCGAGGTCGCCAGGACGCCGCACCTCGACCGCATCGCGAGCCGCGGCATCCTCGGCCTCACGCGTACGATCCCGCGCGGTGTCGCCCCCGAGGGCGAGGCGGGCACGCTCGCGGTCCTCGGCTACGACCCGGCCCGTCACCGCGTCGGGCTGGCTCCGCTCGAGGCCGTGAGCCTCGGCGTCGAGCTCGGACGCGAGGACGTCGCGTTCCGCCTGAACCTGGTCACGGTCGGGACGAACGACGAGGGCGTCGAGGTGATGCGCGATTACGCCGGCGGCCATCCGCCGACGCCCGAGGCACATCTCCTGGTCGCCGACCTCGCCGAGGCCATCGGCGGCGACGGCATCGAGGTGTATCCGGGCGTCGGCTACCGCCACCTCCTCGTGTGGCGGGGCGGCGAGGCCGGCATGCGCACGCTGCCGCCGCATCCGCTCGCCGACAAGCCGATCGCCGCGGCGCTGCCGAGCGGGCCCGGCGCCGAGCGCCTGCACGGCCTGATGCGCCGCGCGGCCGACCTGTTCGCGGGCCATCCGGTGTGCACGGCGCGCCGGGCGCGGGGAGAAGGGGCGCCGACCGGCATCTGGCTCTGGGGCCACGGGACCCGGCCCGTCCTGCCGCCCCTGCGGACGCGCTTCGGGGTGCAGGGGAGCGTCGTCGCCGCCGTGGATCTCGTGCGCGGCCTCGGCATGCTGGCCGGGCTGCGCGTGGTCGACGTGCCCGGCGCGACCGGCTACCTCGACACCAACTATCGCGGTAAGGCGGAGCATGCCCTGGCGGCGCTCGACGACCGCGACTTCGTGTTCGTGCACGTGGGCGCCCCCGACGAAGGCGGTCACCTCGGCGACGCCGCGCAGAAGGTCGCCGCCATCGAGCGCATCGACGAGGACGTCGTCGCGCCGCTGCTCGAGGGGCTGCGGGCCCGCGGCGGCGACTGGCGGCTGCTCGTCACCACCGACCATCCGACGCCGTGCGCGCTGCGCGTCCACACCGCCGAGCCGGTGCCCTTCGCCGTCGCCCATGCGCGCGACGACGAGCGCGGACGCAGCGTGAAGCGCGCGTTCCACGAGCGCGACGCGCGCGAGCTCGGCATCTTCCTGCCCGAGGGCCACGGCCTGCTCGAGCGCCTGCTGCGTCCCTAGGAGTCCGCGATGGAGCGCAACCTGGCGATGGACGTCGTGCGCGTGACCGAAGCGGCGGCGCTCGCTTCGGCGCGCCTCATGGGACGCGGCGACGACGTCGCCGCGGACACCGCCGCGGTCGAGGCCATGCGCAAGGCCTTCGACGCGATCGCCATCGACGGCACCGTCGTCATCGGCGAGGGGCCGGAGGACGCCATCCCGATGCTCTACGTCGGCGAGCACGTCGGCACCGGACAGGGTCCGGCCGCCGACGTGGCGCTCGACGCCATCGAGGGCGCGACCATCTGCGCCACCGGCGCGTACAACGCCGTCTCGGCGATCGCGATCGCCGACTCGGGCTCGCTGCTGCGCGTGCCCGACACCTACATGGACAAGATCGCCTGCGGCCCGGAGGGCAAGGGCGTCGTCGACCTCGACAAGACGCCGACGCAGAACCTCCAGGCGCTCGCCGACGCGAAGGGCGTCTACGTCGAGGACGTCACGGTCGTGATCCTCGACCGGCCGCGCCACGCGAAGCTGATCGAAGAGGTGCGCCGTGCCGGGGCGCGCATCAAGCTGATCAGCGACGGCGACGTCTCCGCGGCGCTCGCCACCACCAAGCCCGAGGCGGGCATCGACATCATGATGGGCGTCGGGCGCGCGCCGCAGGGTATCGTCGCCGCCGCGGCCCTGCGCTGCCTGAACGGCGAGATGCAGGCGCGCATCAAGCCGCGCAACGAGTTCGAGGCCGGACAGTGCCGCGCGCTCGGGCTCTTCGATCTCCAGCGCAAGTACTCGCTCGAGCATCTGGCGTCGGGCTCGGTGATGTTCGCCGCCACCGGCGTCACCCCGGGCGACTACCTCGCCGGCGTGCGCTACGTGAAGGGCGGGGCGGTCACGAACTCGGTCGTGATGCGCTCCGGCACCGGCACGGTGCGCATGATCCAGGCCCATCACCGCTTCGACCGCGAGCCGGTGTACTGAGCGCGCGCGTCGCGCGCCGGAGGACCGCATGGCCGACTTCGAGACCCTCGATCTCTCCACCGCCGACGGCGTCGCGACCCTTCGCCTGAATCG
The genomic region above belongs to bacterium and contains:
- a CDS encoding homoserine dehydrogenase, yielding MARPLRVGLIGFGTIGAGVVKVLRAHRQEIAARAGRPIELVRIADLDVKTDRGVRLRKGVLSADAAGLLADPTLDVVVELIGGYEPARRFVLEAIRRGKDVVTANKALLAVHGEEIVAAAETAGVSLGFEASVGGGIPILRTLKEGLAGDRTTAVHGIVNGTCNHILTTMTREGRGFDDVLREAQAMGLAEANPATDIDGIDSAHKLALLTTLAFGVRPRSADIPTEGIRHVDAVDIAFARELGYTIKLLAIAKDHGDRIEARVHPTMIPNGHLLADVGGNFNALFVHGAALGPTMYYGQGAGSLPTATAVVADLMAVARDRAVGAAVRVPPWGMPQKALRAARVLPLAALESEYYLRVMALDRPGVLGRVAGVLGRFDISIAAVIQRERRAGTTVPVVIRTHRAKERNLARALGRIGRMADVRGRPVSIRIEEQLG
- the alaC gene encoding alanine transaminase, with protein sequence MDFPRIKRLPPYVFNVIGDLKQAARRAGEDVIDLSMGNPDGPTPPHIVQSLVESAQKPPNHRYSVSRGIFKLRVAICDWYRRRYGVELDPDREAIVTIGSKEGIGHLALAMLGPGDVVFVPSPTYPIHQYSVIIAGGDLRSIPLLPGTDFMASLQEAVRTTWPKPKLLILNFPANPTTAVVDLDFFRGIVDFAREHECLVVHDLAYADLCFDGYQAPSFMQVPGAREVGVEFFTLSKSYNMPGWRIGFAVGHPEIIAALARIKSYLDYGTFQPLQIAATHALNGPQHYVEEICEVYRKRRDVLCEGLQRVGWDVPKPKATMFVWARIPEGFRAMGSLEFAKFLLREAKVAVSPGIGFGDYGDEYVRLALIENEHRTRQAVRGIKRALSLGSGAVAQVG
- the glpX gene encoding class II fructose-bisphosphatase, with amino-acid sequence MERNLAMDVVRVTEAAALASARLMGRGDDVAADTAAVEAMRKAFDAIAIDGTVVIGEGPEDAIPMLYVGEHVGTGQGPAADVALDAIEGATICATGAYNAVSAIAIADSGSLLRVPDTYMDKIACGPEGKGVVDLDKTPTQNLQALADAKGVYVEDVTVVILDRPRHAKLIEEVRRAGARIKLISDGDVSAALATTKPEAGIDIMMGVGRAPQGIVAAAALRCLNGEMQARIKPRNEFEAGQCRALGLFDLQRKYSLEHLASGSVMFAATGVTPGDYLAGVRYVKGGAVTNSVVMRSGTGTVRMIQAHHRFDREPVY
- a CDS encoding DJ-1/PfpI family protein encodes the protein MDRLRVGILLFPEVEVLDFCGPFEVFSVVRLDEARRREEPSPFDVRLVAWEAGPVRAAGGLRVVPDVTCAACPPLDVLVVPGGWGTRAAIHDRGLVEWIAERAAGVRTLAAVCTGAMLLGHAGLLRGRRATTHWRSLDWMAESFPETTVVRELHVVEDGDVVTSAGISAGIDLALRVVARWHGEAIARAAARHMEYPYPEDLRRRV
- a CDS encoding GlxA family transcriptional regulator, producing the protein MAPRSRSRHVAVVAYPGVHMLDVAGPLEVFAAATRLLGPGAATPYRVEILAGRPGPVATQSGLRLVADRAWRAVREPLDTLLVAGGAGTEAAMADVALLAWLRRMAPRVRRLGSVCSGSFVLAEAGLLDGRRATTHWAWCEALAARHPRVRVERDPIFVRDGDVWTSAGVTAGMDLALALVEDDAGREVALAVARQMVLFLQRPGGQSQFSAALAAQAAERPSLRDLQAWITGHPGSELSVAALARRSAMSPRNFARAFRREVGLTPGRFVEAVRVEAARRRLEETADGVEEIAAACGFGTAESMRRAFLRTVHVSPSQYRSRFRLRATG
- a CDS encoding cofactor-independent phosphoglycerate mutase; translation: MTMKCVVVQGDGMGDEPIADLGGKTPLEVARTPHLDRIASRGILGLTRTIPRGVAPEGEAGTLAVLGYDPARHRVGLAPLEAVSLGVELGREDVAFRLNLVTVGTNDEGVEVMRDYAGGHPPTPEAHLLVADLAEAIGGDGIEVYPGVGYRHLLVWRGGEAGMRTLPPHPLADKPIAAALPSGPGAERLHGLMRRAADLFAGHPVCTARRARGEGAPTGIWLWGHGTRPVLPPLRTRFGVQGSVVAAVDLVRGLGMLAGLRVVDVPGATGYLDTNYRGKAEHALAALDDRDFVFVHVGAPDEGGHLGDAAQKVAAIERIDEDVVAPLLEGLRARGGDWRLLVTTDHPTPCALRVHTAEPVPFAVAHARDDERGRSVKRAFHERDARELGIFLPEGHGLLERLLRP
- a CDS encoding dienelactone hydrolase family protein yields the protein MSTDVTGKDVQWSHDGTLLRGYLASPPGGDPRPGLVLVPDVRGLGEHYRDVARRFAAEGFRTLALDIYSREGAPDLGDMDAVQRWIRRLPDRRVLGDVRAARDWLAAQPGTGPRLGVTGFCLGGQYTLMAACTLPDLSAAVSWYGMLRYAETDEVKPESPLAMAPRLACPYLGLFGDEDALIPVADVEELRATLAANGKRFEIVRYPGAGHAFFNDTRPDAYRPEASRDGFRRATAFLRTHLAVGGRRRAPLR
- a CDS encoding threonine synthase yields the protein MSARGGWGGLIAHYRKHLPIQPQDRVVTLNEGNTPLVRADRLAAAIAPGIELWLKCEGQNPTGSFKDRGMTVAVTRALAEGAEAIICASTGNTSASAAAYAARAGIRAYVVVPHGKIALGKLSQAVMHGARVVQIEGNFDHALSMVRDVKERYPTRLALVNSVNPDRIQGQKTAAFEICDALGRAPDYHLLPVGNAGNITAYWKGYGEYHAAGTIPARPKMFGFEAAGAAPLVHGRVVPEPRTIATAIRIGNPASWDGAIAARDESGGAIEAVEDEDILSAYRLLARTEGVFAEPASAISVAGALRLGTRGQLRPGDVVVCTLTGHGLKDPDTAIANSEPALSIPADLSRLAAVLELD